From one Mesomycoplasma ovipneumoniae genomic stretch:
- a CDS encoding Mbov_0399 family ICE element protein encodes MSKKIPFFLISGLIPVLFLSAGYQNTAYFKLNNYDNYEIKSEFANFSAQFDLEIERQPDSFSFEWIKDNKIDSKSEIRKLNSYWFDRTIKEKFYKPGSKPEIRDENLAPEYCSQLESCRNWQFYLSESRFRDWKQETVFNIYGEYDKSIFDRNSLSITSKKYNKINISNILNEYAKNKISELEKNFNLKNIKISHLIYSVGFELQRDKIKKFIVNLQYRYSYQKRVLNKDLELEKYLSDLRQNFNNSIIKNNQISIKIETNQQNNNEIQSFSLTSSQKGLKEIEKKVAEFSSELFKKGKKYNADLHFNVISDTQIEFFIRFKHPQDKNFYNFQLNNKVNVRPFFENNDKFWKRLTIIPGNIYDSKTYESKIDEPVKISEPKSETIEGGVRKIYGGKWEYHNKIKLNFITNPDENEILYVNGNPVDVLDLNFDYDLEDLRLEQKNQQNSTNSYKIEIKKFKKDNKIQDNSELVAIYEIEFVIKTANSIMDIKWFAWDPKNNKDQQKLIEPYLKDKNDQIIYDQFGVKVKNPEYDPLIDTKTGTKKQIVWVSTGKNPNSIPENSNFAQLPSEISRFNLGLESEFGFIAEASVSGKGANIVLNSNPENDKVSSFRYLVDSDNSENFEILNKNGKKSEKFDITNSANKYFSIGGVWLFSSKFDKGLSSYKIVSIGENSSSQLFNDVFPNKSIIPFWESKAGQILEQYLLLEKITNENIKKLTYEQILLYWRNFIDNVVKTKQIKKINQKLDENIEIKNKIVLLVQKNLNFENLEQTNNQKIGSNHGFESSTGNKVLEINPEMISEISKFFVDDNENSSNIDIKIENIVQGQDNKFDFDIKIVKKDDKKAENFEEILGILSFSDIEIKDSEQNKNKAKIKFNLKNDKHTVNQNLQNSSQIIDYFSNQENFDKVNLFLEENDENIIANFDLKPEFKELFHLQTPFIVVKKSTKNSEIFQDSRNIFDELLLERINLTGIENLQNAKNFILQQIQASWKDVKYNYNVDFVIENFDNVVENVIKNAEESEQIPHKIWNLTLKVKKNQINKFYGSKTIKLVNIIGSLNNPKISNLNQIKAKEFSLSISKNSENLENAIKDHVYNLLLPEEIDSKKYLYLQNISQIVNNFRTNPKLEKATLVLKPGTPQLNGKKELTIFNSDFTTLGDLTLGGLEKNSEITKSNISKSTAYWLIPLIIFSIIGLLFFGFWIYNKFIAKFKN; translated from the coding sequence ATGAGCAAAAAAATACCATTTTTTTTAATTTCTGGCCTTATTCCTGTGCTTTTTTTGTCAGCAGGTTACCAAAACACAGCTTATTTTAAGTTAAATAATTATGATAATTATGAAATAAAATCTGAATTTGCAAATTTTAGTGCTCAATTTGACTTGGAAATCGAAAGACAACCTGATTCATTTAGTTTTGAATGAATAAAAGACAACAAAATTGACTCAAAAAGTGAAATAAGAAAACTAAATTCATATTGATTTGATCGAACAATCAAAGAAAAATTTTACAAACCAGGCTCAAAACCTGAAATAAGAGATGAGAATTTAGCACCTGAATATTGTAGTCAACTTGAAAGTTGTCGAAATTGACAATTTTATTTAAGTGAATCCAGATTTAGAGATTGAAAACAAGAAACAGTTTTTAACATTTACGGCGAATATGATAAGTCAATTTTTGATCGAAATTCATTATCAATTACATCAAAAAAATATAATAAAATCAACATTTCAAACATTTTAAATGAATATGCCAAAAATAAAATTAGCGAACTTGAAAAGAATTTTAATCTTAAAAATATAAAAATAAGTCATTTAATTTACAGTGTAGGGTTTGAATTGCAAAGAGATAAAATTAAAAAATTTATTGTAAATTTGCAATATCGATATTCATACCAAAAAAGAGTTTTAAATAAGGATCTAGAGCTTGAAAAATATTTGTCAGATTTAAGGCAAAATTTTAATAACTCGATTATCAAGAATAACCAAATTTCGATAAAAATTGAAACAAATCAACAAAATAATAATGAAATACAAAGTTTTTCGCTAACTTCATCTCAAAAAGGTCTAAAAGAAATTGAAAAAAAAGTTGCTGAATTTTCAAGCGAACTTTTTAAAAAAGGAAAAAAATACAATGCAGATCTCCATTTTAACGTTATTAGCGACACGCAAATCGAATTTTTTATCAGATTTAAGCACCCACAGGATAAAAATTTTTACAATTTCCAGTTAAATAACAAGGTGAATGTACGCCCATTTTTTGAAAATAATGATAAGTTTTGAAAAAGACTGACAATTATTCCGGGTAATATTTATGATTCTAAAACTTATGAATCAAAAATTGACGAACCAGTGAAAATTTCTGAACCAAAAAGCGAAACAATCGAAGGCGGAGTTCGGAAAATATACGGCGGAAAATGAGAATATCATAATAAAATAAAGCTAAATTTCATTACAAATCCAGATGAAAATGAAATTTTATATGTCAACGGAAATCCTGTAGATGTTTTAGATCTTAATTTTGATTATGATCTTGAGGACCTAAGACTTGAACAAAAAAACCAGCAAAATTCAACAAACAGTTATAAAATTGAAATTAAAAAATTTAAAAAAGACAATAAAATACAGGATAATTCAGAATTAGTTGCTATTTATGAAATTGAATTTGTAATTAAAACAGCAAATTCAATTATGGATATAAAGTGGTTTGCTTGAGATCCAAAAAATAATAAAGATCAACAAAAATTAATTGAACCTTACTTAAAAGACAAAAATGATCAAATAATTTATGATCAATTTGGAGTTAAGGTCAAAAATCCTGAATATGATCCGTTAATTGATACAAAAACTGGGACTAAAAAACAAATTGTTTGAGTATCGACCGGCAAAAATCCTAATTCTATACCTGAAAACAGCAATTTTGCTCAACTTCCAAGCGAAATTTCACGTTTTAATTTAGGTCTTGAATCAGAATTTGGATTCATTGCAGAAGCAAGTGTTAGTGGAAAAGGCGCTAATATAGTGTTAAATTCAAATCCTGAAAATGATAAAGTTTCATCTTTTAGATATTTAGTTGACTCAGATAATAGTGAAAATTTTGAAATTTTAAACAAAAATGGCAAAAAATCAGAAAAATTCGACATTACAAATAGTGCAAATAAATATTTTTCGATTGGGGGAGTTTGACTTTTTTCTTCTAAATTTGATAAAGGACTTTCATCATATAAAATTGTTTCTATTGGTGAAAATTCAAGTTCACAACTTTTTAATGATGTTTTCCCAAATAAATCAATTATCCCTTTTTGGGAATCAAAAGCAGGCCAAATTTTAGAACAATATTTACTTCTAGAAAAAATAACAAATGAAAATATCAAAAAACTGACATATGAACAAATTTTATTATATTGAAGAAATTTTATAGATAATGTTGTAAAAACAAAGCAAATTAAGAAAATTAATCAAAAATTAGACGAAAACATCGAAATTAAAAACAAAATTGTCTTATTAGTTCAAAAAAATTTAAATTTTGAAAATTTAGAACAGACAAATAACCAAAAAATAGGTTCAAATCACGGTTTTGAGAGCTCAACAGGCAACAAAGTTCTCGAAATTAACCCAGAAATGATTTCTGAAATATCTAAATTTTTTGTAGATGACAATGAAAATTCTAGTAATATTGATATAAAAATTGAAAATATTGTTCAGGGTCAAGATAATAAATTTGATTTTGACATTAAAATAGTTAAAAAAGATGATAAAAAAGCAGAAAATTTTGAAGAAATTTTAGGTATCCTAAGTTTTTCTGACATTGAAATTAAAGATTCAGAGCAAAATAAAAATAAAGCTAAAATTAAATTTAATTTGAAAAATGACAAACATACAGTAAATCAAAATTTGCAAAATTCATCTCAAATAATTGATTACTTTTCAAATCAAGAAAATTTTGACAAAGTAAATCTGTTTTTAGAAGAAAATGACGAAAATATAATTGCCAATTTTGATCTAAAACCTGAGTTTAAAGAGCTTTTTCATTTACAAACTCCCTTTATTGTTGTGAAAAAAAGCACAAAAAATAGTGAAATTTTTCAAGATTCAAGAAATATTTTTGATGAACTTTTGTTAGAGCGAATCAATCTTACTGGTATCGAGAACTTGCAAAATGCCAAAAATTTTATATTACAGCAAATCCAGGCGAGTTGAAAAGATGTTAAATACAACTATAATGTCGATTTTGTAATTGAAAATTTTGATAATGTCGTCGAAAATGTGATAAAAAATGCCGAAGAAAGTGAACAAATACCTCACAAAATTTGAAATTTGACTCTAAAAGTCAAGAAAAATCAAATTAATAAATTTTATGGATCGAAAACTATTAAACTTGTTAATATTATAGGAAGTCTAAATAACCCTAAAATTAGCAATTTAAATCAAATTAAAGCCAAAGAATTTAGTCTTTCTATTTCAAAAAACAGTGAAAATTTGGAAAATGCCATTAAAGATCATGTCTATAACCTTCTTTTGCCTGAAGAAATTGATTCAAAAAAATATTTGTACTTACAGAATATTTCACAAATTGTGAATAATTTTCGGACTAATCCAAAATTAGAAAAGGCAACACTTGTTTTAAAACCTGGAACACCTCAGCTAAATGGAAAAAAAGAACTTACTATTTTTAATTCAGATTTTACAACTTTAGGCGATCTAACTTTGGGCGGTTTAGAAAAAAATTCTGAAATTACTAAGTCAAATATTTCAAAATCCACAGCTTATTGACTAATTCCGTTAATTATTTTTTCAATAATAGGATTACTGTTTTTTGGCTTTTGGATTTACAACAAATTTATCGCAAAGTTTAAAAATTAG
- the nusG gene encoding transcription termination/antitermination protein NusG yields the protein MKIYKWYMISTISSKEDVAITLLKNRIKYENLEEHFQEIIKFDVPYYEEATNGKTEKKLKYRNLYKGYFFIKMNMVDKAWFVVRNTQYVTGLVGSHGRGTKPTPISIRQFERMKENWNQKVLSFQETNDTTAITWQIGDWVKVTQGPFSGDIGKIIEMNETKTLITVELENVFGRKAPATFEYKNLKKFNN from the coding sequence ATGAAAATATATAAGTGATACATGATTTCAACTATTTCATCAAAAGAAGATGTTGCAATTACTTTACTTAAAAACCGAATAAAATACGAAAATTTAGAAGAGCACTTTCAGGAAATAATCAAATTTGACGTCCCTTATTATGAGGAGGCCACAAACGGAAAAACTGAAAAAAAACTCAAATACCGTAATTTATATAAGGGTTACTTTTTTATCAAGATGAATATGGTTGATAAAGCCTGATTTGTTGTTAGAAATACTCAATATGTAACTGGACTTGTGGGTTCTCATGGTAGAGGAACTAAACCAACGCCAATTTCAATTCGGCAATTCGAGCGAATGAAAGAAAATTGAAATCAAAAAGTTCTTAGTTTTCAAGAAACTAACGATACTACTGCAATAACTTGACAAATTGGCGATTGGGTAAAAGTGACTCAAGGTCCTTTTTCTGGCGATATTGGTAAAATTATCGAGATGAATGAGACTAAAACCTTAATAACAGTAGAACTTGAAAATGTTTTTGGGCGTAAAGCTCCTGCGACCTTTGAATATAAAAATTTAAAAAAGTTCAATAACTAA
- the secE gene encoding preprotein translocase subunit SecE, whose translation MWKKQAKNIKIPDETKKRKKKFFFRLFIKEMKRVKWPTSRVAFQSFGQTIIFSLIFMAVFFAITIIAAYIWNQAGVGI comes from the coding sequence ATGTGAAAAAAACAAGCCAAAAATATTAAAATCCCTGACGAGACAAAAAAAAGGAAAAAAAAATTTTTCTTTCGCCTTTTTATTAAAGAGATGAAAAGGGTAAAATGACCAACAAGTCGAGTCGCTTTTCAAAGTTTTGGGCAAACAATAATTTTTTCACTTATTTTTATGGCTGTTTTTTTCGCAATTACAATTATTGCTGCCTATATTTGAAATCAAGCCGGAGTAGGAATTTAG
- the rpmG gene encoding 50S ribosomal protein L33, which produces MKKKISLSCFVCKNRNYKTNKSLQTRLQINKFCKICRKSTLHQEEK; this is translated from the coding sequence ATGAAGAAAAAAATTAGTCTAAGCTGCTTTGTTTGTAAAAATCGGAACTATAAAACAAATAAATCGCTTCAAACTCGCCTTCAGATTAATAAATTTTGCAAAATATGTCGCAAATCTACTTTACACCAAGAGGAAAAATAA
- a CDS encoding sigma-70 family RNA polymerase sigma factor — MWLDRKKKIAKNKRYFTVLNKYSHILLACSKQVIKTFALTPITYQDLFNASIDKFVQLYEEFDPSLGIPLENYLVHKIKLFMLGYATSFTTKNYQIANFSVSLDELPENIEFAVESELHKLEIQDIYNRITESFDELEMEMFEMFFIQDIPTNVIAKKIGITTQKVNDFIRATSNKLRSFFLN; from the coding sequence ATGTGATTAGATCGTAAGAAAAAAATAGCTAAAAATAAGAGATATTTTACCGTTTTAAACAAATATTCGCATATTTTATTAGCTTGCTCAAAACAAGTAATAAAAACTTTTGCCTTAACACCGATAACTTATCAAGACCTATTTAATGCTTCAATTGACAAATTTGTGCAGTTATATGAAGAATTTGACCCGAGTTTAGGTATCCCGCTTGAAAATTATTTGGTTCACAAAATTAAACTGTTTATGCTAGGATATGCAACTTCTTTTACCACAAAAAACTATCAAATAGCAAACTTTTCGGTTTCACTTGATGAATTACCTGAAAATATCGAATTTGCTGTCGAAAGTGAGCTTCACAAACTAGAAATTCAGGATATTTACAACCGAATTACCGAGTCTTTTGATGAACTTGAGATGGAAATGTTTGAAATGTTTTTTATTCAAGACATTCCAACTAATGTTATTGCTAAAAAAATTGGCATCACCACACAAAAGGTTAATGATTTTATTCGAGCTACAAGTAATAAATTAAGAAGTTTTTTCCTAAATTAA
- the rlmB gene encoding 23S rRNA (guanosine(2251)-2'-O)-methyltransferase RlmB: MLKYICGKNSVIEAIKNGFVFKQIYCLKQPDSPIFSNQKVQIVNKDFLDKLVFANHQGFVGVVENFKFFEIDVLSKDRPEIVLILDHIHDQNNLGNIIRTANCFGIKHIILPKKRAAKLNETTFKVASGGFIGIKFILVNSIVAAINKLKKIGFWIYATDLSEKSKKINEIQFNFPCAVIVGNEATGIKKSSLYASDESFFIPMEGKIDSLNVTVATGIILFYLKNKQK, encoded by the coding sequence ATGCTTAAATATATCTGTGGCAAGAATTCGGTGATAGAAGCAATTAAAAATGGGTTTGTTTTTAAACAAATTTACTGTTTAAAACAGCCAGATAGTCCAATTTTTTCGAACCAAAAAGTACAAATAGTTAATAAAGATTTTTTAGATAAATTAGTTTTTGCAAACCACCAAGGCTTTGTTGGTGTTGTTGAAAACTTTAAATTTTTTGAAATTGATGTTTTAAGCAAGGATAGACCCGAAATTGTTTTAATTCTTGATCATATTCATGATCAAAATAATCTCGGTAACATTATTAGAACAGCAAATTGTTTTGGAATTAAGCATATAATTTTGCCCAAAAAGCGAGCAGCTAAACTTAATGAAACTACTTTCAAAGTCGCATCAGGTGGTTTTATTGGTATCAAGTTTATTCTTGTAAATTCAATTGTAGCTGCAATTAATAAATTAAAAAAAATAGGTTTTTGAATTTATGCCACTGATTTAAGCGAAAAAAGTAAAAAAATTAATGAAATTCAGTTTAATTTTCCCTGTGCAGTTATAGTTGGCAATGAGGCTACTGGAATTAAAAAAAGTAGTTTGTATGCTAGCGATGAGTCATTTTTTATTCCGATGGAAGGTAAAATTGACTCTCTAAATGTTACAGTTGCAACGGGAATTATACTTTTTTATCTAAAAAACAAACAAAAATAA
- the cysS gene encoding cysteine--tRNA ligase: MSSTKSNLNVYLCGPTVYNHVHIGNLRSVIVFDFLVSVWKYFGKKVNFVQNITDIDDKIIEKAMELGLTEAELSQKYIFEYFSVLETFNVKKPDKIIKVTEILDKIIDYIVELKDKNFTYFNQNGDLVFEASKIANYGVISQQKVHNLYQKDRQSKSVNDFVLWKKTKKGVLFDSPFGLGRPGWHTECSAIIYNHFEKNSVDIHGGGVDLIFPHHENENAQHFALTNEPISKKWIRVGFVNFNGKKMSKSIGNIIFAKEFAKKYDPDVLRSIFLSINPSVPINLTDELIQNHQKLITKYKKIYFDWILNPKEIEKSLVEEILSLIEEQKFSNAIFLISNLAKQKKNSEIVFIFKLLRFSFTKKEINSEDQENIQIWKKLLEQKKYEEADKYREKLWKRFIFS; the protein is encoded by the coding sequence ATGAGCTCAACTAAAAGTAATTTGAATGTTTATCTTTGCGGTCCTACGGTTTATAATCACGTTCATATCGGCAATTTAAGGTCGGTAATTGTGTTTGATTTTTTAGTTTCTGTATGAAAATATTTTGGCAAAAAAGTTAATTTTGTCCAAAATATCACTGATATTGATGACAAAATTATCGAAAAAGCAATGGAATTAGGACTAACTGAAGCTGAATTAAGTCAAAAATACATTTTTGAATATTTTAGCGTTCTTGAAACATTTAATGTTAAAAAACCAGACAAAATAATAAAAGTAACTGAAATTCTTGACAAAATTATTGACTATATTGTCGAGTTAAAAGATAAAAATTTTACTTATTTTAATCAAAACGGCGACCTTGTTTTTGAGGCAAGTAAAATTGCAAATTACGGTGTAATTTCTCAACAAAAAGTCCACAATTTGTATCAAAAAGATCGGCAAAGTAAATCTGTAAATGATTTTGTTTTGTGAAAAAAAACAAAAAAAGGCGTACTTTTTGACTCGCCTTTTGGCCTAGGAAGACCTGGCTGACATACTGAGTGTTCTGCAATTATTTATAATCATTTTGAGAAAAATTCAGTGGATATTCACGGAGGTGGTGTTGATTTGATTTTTCCGCATCATGAAAATGAAAATGCCCAACATTTTGCACTAACAAATGAACCAATTTCAAAAAAATGAATTCGTGTTGGCTTTGTAAATTTTAACGGTAAAAAAATGTCTAAATCAATAGGAAATATAATTTTTGCAAAAGAATTTGCAAAAAAATACGATCCAGATGTTCTTCGTAGCATTTTTTTGTCAATAAATCCAAGTGTCCCGATTAATTTAACAGATGAATTAATCCAAAATCACCAAAAATTAATAACAAAATACAAAAAAATTTATTTTGATTGAATTCTTAACCCTAAAGAAATTGAAAAAAGCCTTGTTGAGGAAATTTTATCACTTATCGAAGAGCAAAAATTTTCTAATGCTATTTTTTTAATCTCTAACCTAGCAAAACAAAAAAAGAATTCAGAAATTGTCTTTATATTCAAATTACTAAGATTTAGCTTTACAAAAAAAGAAATTAACTCTGAAGATCAAGAAAATATTCAAATTTGAAAAAAACTTCTTGAGCAAAAAAAATATGAAGAAGCTGATAAATATCGCGAAAAATTATGGAAAAGGTTCATTTTTTCATAA
- a CDS encoding YgjP-like metallopeptidase domain-containing protein, with protein sequence MNSNKKAKFRELKIDLNGQKYPIFVEFRPKSSRLIVKLVDDYILVQTGLVLSDEVLIRSVRNSKYFNKIINILPLRQVLHFSESFFYLFGKKNYFSLIKTKNKLYLQSQFAIFSLGRPKNIEAKIEKLLMKHFEDYLIQRTKFWTKTLEVPDYIVKLSRKNTSWGTNYYRQKIHYSKYLFAFSKEIIDYVIVHEVVHHFFRNHGKLFWEKIGKIIPNYTDLVKKLTNYELN encoded by the coding sequence ATGAATTCCAACAAAAAAGCTAAGTTTCGCGAACTAAAAATAGACCTAAATGGTCAAAAATATCCTATTTTTGTTGAATTCAGACCTAAAAGTTCGCGCCTGATAGTTAAATTAGTTGATGACTATATTTTAGTTCAGACCGGACTTGTCTTAAGCGATGAAGTTTTAATCAGGAGTGTCAGAAATTCAAAATATTTTAATAAAATTATCAATATTTTGCCATTAAGACAAGTACTACACTTTTCTGAGTCTTTTTTTTACCTTTTTGGTAAAAAAAACTATTTTAGCTTAATAAAAACAAAAAATAAACTCTATTTGCAAAGTCAGTTTGCTATTTTTTCCTTAGGTCGGCCAAAAAATATTGAGGCTAAAATTGAAAAACTGTTAATGAAACATTTTGAAGACTATTTAATTCAGCGAACAAAATTTTGAACTAAAACCTTAGAAGTTCCTGATTATATAGTCAAATTATCACGAAAAAATACATCCTGAGGCACCAATTATTATCGTCAAAAAATTCATTATAGCAAATATTTATTTGCATTTTCAAAGGAAATTATTGATTATGTAATTGTTCATGAGGTTGTTCACCATTTTTTTCGCAACCACGGCAAGCTTTTTTGGGAAAAAATTGGTAAAATTATACCTAATTATACAGATTTAGTTAAAAAATTAACGAATTATGAGCTCAACTAA
- a CDS encoding CNNM domain-containing protein: MPGYFIALGIVLLFLFLISAIFSASETVFTATSRAKVDENISDSFWGKKQILKYYDNYEKTLTIILIWNNIVNIGISIIISALFSNLAINESLQILISIAATTPPLIIFGEIYPKIFGRKKPILFLKAFWFFITFFYYFLFPLAALMTKFVKKINVTNTENELKKIILQAHQEDVLEKDESDLAIRALEFDSFTTAKHFTKLEDVVFVKYEDSLESIKEVIIDSNFSRIPVWKDDNFVGILLSKDILHLDKFDINDHIIKTPLLLSTSLIKTNYEILKKSKSHLGFVVESNKSQKIVGILTFEDILECLLGPIYDEYDYRDDLDFYQISPNQITTKAETSILTINKILAVNLPVSFKNLNQWLLSQSSKKKLVLGAKFYFDWPTYKLEFEIIDKSANTIELKITKNEFQQKS; this comes from the coding sequence ATGCCAGGTTATTTTATTGCTTTAGGAATTGTTTTATTATTTTTATTTTTAATTTCGGCCATTTTTTCAGCAAGTGAAACTGTTTTTACCGCCACAAGTCGGGCAAAAGTTGACGAAAATATTTCTGATTCTTTCTGAGGAAAAAAGCAAATTCTTAAATATTATGACAATTATGAAAAAACTTTGACAATCATTTTAATTTGAAACAATATTGTCAACATCGGAATTTCTATTATAATTTCGGCGCTTTTTTCTAATTTAGCAATTAATGAATCTTTGCAAATTTTAATTTCAATAGCAGCAACAACTCCGCCGTTAATAATTTTTGGTGAAATTTACCCTAAAATTTTTGGTCGAAAAAAACCAATTTTATTTTTGAAAGCTTTTTGATTTTTTATTACTTTTTTTTATTACTTTTTATTTCCACTGGCAGCTTTAATGACTAAATTTGTCAAAAAAATCAATGTAACAAATACCGAAAATGAACTAAAAAAAATAATTTTACAAGCTCACCAAGAAGATGTCCTTGAAAAAGACGAATCTGACTTGGCAATTAGAGCGCTTGAATTTGACTCTTTTACAACCGCCAAACATTTTACCAAACTTGAAGATGTTGTCTTTGTAAAATATGAAGATAGTCTTGAATCGATCAAAGAAGTAATAATTGACTCAAATTTTTCAAGAATTCCTGTTTGAAAAGACGACAATTTTGTTGGAATTTTACTTTCAAAAGACATTTTGCACCTTGATAAATTTGACATTAACGATCATATAATAAAAACTCCTCTTCTTCTTTCGACATCTTTGATTAAAACAAATTATGAGATTTTGAAAAAATCAAAATCTCATTTAGGATTTGTAGTTGAATCAAATAAATCACAAAAAATCGTTGGAATTCTTACATTTGAAGATATACTTGAGTGTCTTTTGGGTCCAATTTATGATGAATATGACTATCGTGATGACCTTGATTTTTATCAAATTAGTCCAAATCAGATTACAACAAAAGCTGAAACTTCTATTTTGACAATTAACAAAATTTTAGCAGTCAATCTTCCTGTTAGTTTTAAAAATTTAAATCAGTGACTTTTATCCCAAAGTTCGAAAAAAAAGCTGGTTTTAGGGGCAAAATTCTATTTTGACTGGCCAACATACAAACTTGAATTTGAAATTATTGACAAAAGCGCAAATACAATCGAGCTAAAAATAACCAAAAATGAATTCCAACAAAAAAGCTAA
- the dnaB gene encoding replicative DNA helicase, with the protein MNNSRYTSPDIESFIISFLLSNPRKIINYIDAIDPNDFSDLRLVEIAKAIKTVVASVPDPEVNLIIEELQKNQKLEKIGGKSFIIWLYNNNFSLPSEITSHLRIVSEKKTLRQLKKIIEESSHELDFGKKTSIEITSQIVDKINLLTLDSTKQSFYSIYEIAQEIFQFITELRTSQNVIKGISTGYDNLDVVTSGFQRGELVILAARPSVGKTAFALNLAWNVCKSGKSVLFFALEMSNTDLGTRLLSLVSGIEANKFKTPKNLRPEDLIKIEKAISKRLKEAKLTINDSGSINIDDIFWEVQKRYRNNTKYDLIIFDYLQLINSSANNQNYNRQVEVSIISRKLKQLARAVNTPIIALSQLSRNVERREDKTPLLSDLRESGAIEQDADLVAFLHRDNYYNKREDDQSNFDSGPNTKLIIAKHRNGPTGTLFFNFLPEIGQFIAALDFNVANKNKNNINLGLED; encoded by the coding sequence ATGAATAATTCGCGATATACTTCCCCTGATATTGAGTCCTTTATAATTTCTTTTTTGCTTTCAAATCCCAGAAAAATTATCAATTATATTGACGCAATTGACCCAAATGATTTTAGCGATCTAAGACTAGTTGAGATTGCAAAAGCAATTAAAACTGTGGTTGCTAGCGTTCCTGATCCTGAAGTTAATTTAATAATTGAAGAACTGCAAAAAAATCAAAAGCTGGAAAAAATAGGCGGAAAATCATTCATAATTTGACTTTATAATAATAATTTTTCGCTGCCTTCAGAAATTACTTCGCATCTACGGATTGTCAGCGAGAAAAAAACTCTGCGTCAGCTCAAAAAAATTATTGAAGAATCAAGTCATGAACTAGACTTTGGAAAAAAAACTTCCATTGAAATTACAAGCCAAATTGTTGACAAAATTAATCTTTTGACTTTAGATAGCACCAAACAGTCTTTTTATTCAATTTATGAAATTGCCCAGGAAATTTTTCAATTTATTACCGAACTTCGCACAAGTCAAAATGTTATTAAAGGAATTTCGACTGGTTATGATAATTTAGATGTGGTAACCTCTGGTTTTCAAAGGGGTGAACTTGTAATTTTAGCAGCTCGACCGTCAGTTGGAAAAACGGCTTTTGCCCTTAATTTGGCCTGAAATGTTTGCAAAAGTGGAAAATCTGTGCTATTTTTTGCCCTTGAAATGTCAAACACAGATTTAGGAACTCGGCTTTTATCACTTGTCTCAGGAATTGAGGCCAATAAATTCAAAACACCAAAAAATTTACGTCCTGAAGATTTAATAAAAATTGAAAAAGCAATCTCAAAACGACTAAAAGAGGCAAAACTCACCATAAATGACTCAGGTTCGATCAATATTGACGACATTTTTTGAGAAGTTCAAAAACGCTATCGCAACAATACCAAATATGATCTGATTATTTTTGACTATTTGCAACTAATAAATTCAAGTGCAAATAATCAAAATTACAACCGTCAAGTCGAGGTTTCAATTATTTCCCGAAAATTAAAACAACTAGCTCGTGCAGTCAATACGCCAATTATTGCTCTGTCGCAACTTTCAAGAAATGTCGAGCGAAGAGAAGATAAAACTCCTTTGCTTTCAGATCTGCGTGAATCTGGAGCTATTGAGCAAGATGCTGACCTTGTTGCTTTTTTACATCGGGACAACTATTATAATAAAAGAGAAGATGATCAGTCTAATTTTGACAGTGGACCAAATACAAAATTAATTATCGCAAAACACAGAAATGGCCCAACTGGAACGCTATTTTTTAATTTTTTACCTGAAATTGGCCAGTTTATTGCTGCCCTTGATTTTAATGTTGCAAACAAAAATAAAAATAATATAAATTTAGGATTAGAGGACTAA